A part of Parvimonas micra genomic DNA contains:
- the glyA gene encoding serine hydroxymethyltransferase, whose amino-acid sequence MFSNENIKKVDPAIAEVLDKELERQNSHIELIASENWVNDAILEAAGSILTNKYAEGYPGKRYYGGCEVVDEAERLAIERVKELYGCEYANVQPHSGSQANFAAFFAILKPGDTYMGMNLNHGGHLTHGNPINYSGSIYHPVPYGVDENGFIDYDEVLKIAKECKPKLILAGASAYARKIDFKKFREICDEVGAVLMVDMAHIAGLVAAGLHESPIPYADVVTSTTHKTLRGPRGGLILSNAAANEKFNFNRAVFPGSQGGPLLHIIAAKAIAFKQALEPEFKEYQKQVLKNAQALAKGLMNRGIKLVSNGTDNHLMLVDLRDYDMSGKELEKALDSVRITCNKNTIPNDPRSPFVTSGIRLGTPAITTRGFKEEEMDLIAEAIAEVIKNGEEGKEKALKIVEELTKKIPLK is encoded by the coding sequence ATGTTTTCAAATGAGAATATAAAAAAAGTTGATCCAGCTATAGCTGAAGTGTTGGATAAAGAATTAGAAAGACAAAATAGCCATATTGAATTGATAGCTTCTGAAAACTGGGTAAATGATGCGATTTTAGAAGCAGCAGGAAGTATATTAACTAATAAATATGCTGAAGGATATCCTGGGAAGAGATATTATGGTGGTTGTGAAGTTGTAGATGAAGCGGAAAGATTAGCTATTGAAAGAGTTAAAGAACTTTATGGTTGCGAATATGCAAACGTTCAACCTCATTCAGGTTCTCAAGCTAACTTTGCTGCATTTTTCGCTATCTTAAAGCCTGGCGATACTTATATGGGTATGAACTTAAATCATGGTGGACATTTAACACATGGAAACCCTATTAACTATTCAGGTAGTATATATCATCCGGTTCCATATGGAGTAGATGAAAATGGATTCATAGATTATGATGAAGTTTTAAAAATTGCAAAAGAATGTAAACCTAAATTAATTTTAGCAGGTGCATCTGCTTATGCAAGAAAGATAGATTTTAAAAAATTTAGAGAAATTTGTGATGAAGTAGGTGCAGTATTAATGGTAGATATGGCTCATATTGCAGGTCTTGTTGCTGCAGGATTACATGAGTCACCAATTCCTTATGCTGATGTAGTTACATCTACAACTCATAAGACATTAAGGGGACCAAGAGGCGGACTTATTTTGTCCAATGCTGCTGCAAATGAAAAATTTAATTTTAATAGAGCAGTATTTCCTGGATCACAAGGTGGACCATTACTACACATAATAGCTGCAAAGGCTATAGCTTTTAAACAAGCGTTAGAGCCTGAGTTTAAAGAATATCAAAAACAAGTTTTGAAAAATGCTCAAGCATTAGCAAAAGGATTAATGAATAGAGGAATTAAACTTGTATCTAATGGTACAGATAATCATTTAATGCTAGTTGATTTAAGAGATTATGATATGAGTGGTAAAGAACTTGAAAAGGCATTAGATTCCGTTCGTATTACTTGTAATAAAAATACTATTCCAAATGATCCAAGATCACCATTTGTTACAAGTGGTATAAGACTTGGAACTCCAGCAATTACTACTAGAGGATTTAAAGAAGAAGAAATGGATTTAATAGCTGAAGCAATTGCCGAAGTTATAAAGAATGGAGAAGAAGGTAAAGAAAAAGCATTGAAAATAGTTGAAGAATTAACTAAGAAAATTCCTTTAAAATAG
- a CDS encoding selenium metabolism-associated LysR family transcriptional regulator: MDFKQLETFITIVKTKSFTKTADVLYITQPSVTNHIQALESELNTSLFVRTRRSVTLTQAGSIVYKHALNILASYDEIIRDLDIYSQNLKGTLNICVSSVPRKIILPNLIEKFSKLFPDISFNISNDDSRTVIDSILVGETDFGIVGLKISNPKLIYTQIMDDHIVYVVNKDAYPDLKNYSVINIEDLSNDKIILREIGSGTRQIVEDELKRNNSLNVISNSVATIHDTNTILDLITKGVGSGFISQRMLNLSDFKDKVKILNIKNLYLNRKFYFVYNKNLQFSNINKIFKDFMMDEINELKKGLDINSI; this comes from the coding sequence ATGGACTTTAAACAATTAGAAACTTTTATTACCATTGTAAAAACAAAATCTTTTACAAAAACTGCTGATGTTTTATACATAACTCAGCCGTCTGTAACAAATCATATACAAGCACTTGAATCAGAGCTAAATACTTCGCTTTTTGTAAGAACAAGAAGAAGTGTTACTCTTACACAAGCTGGAAGTATAGTATATAAACATGCTCTTAATATACTTGCTTCTTATGATGAAATTATAAGAGATTTGGACATATATTCTCAAAATTTAAAAGGAACTTTGAATATCTGTGTTTCTTCAGTTCCCAGAAAGATTATCTTGCCAAATTTGATTGAAAAATTTTCAAAGTTATTTCCAGATATATCATTCAATATCAGTAATGACGATTCAAGAACTGTAATTGATAGTATTTTAGTAGGAGAGACAGACTTTGGAATTGTAGGATTAAAAATCTCTAATCCAAAATTGATTTACACTCAAATTATGGATGATCATATTGTGTATGTAGTTAATAAAGATGCTTATCCTGATTTAAAAAATTATTCAGTCATTAATATAGAAGATTTGAGTAACGATAAAATTATATTGAGAGAAATAGGCTCTGGAACTAGACAGATAGTAGAAGATGAATTAAAAAGAAATAATTCTTTAAATGTCATCTCTAATAGCGTTGCTACTATTCATGATACCAATACTATTTTAGACCTTATAACTAAAGGTGTTGGTAGTGGATTTATATCTCAAAGAATGTTAAATCTATCCGATTTTAAGGATAAGGTTAAGATTTTAAATATAAAGAATCTTTATTTAAACAGAAAATTTTATTTTGTTTACAATAAAAATTTACAATTTTCCAATATTAATAAAATATTTAAAGATTTTATGATGGATGAAATTAACGAATTAAAAAAAGGACTAGACATAAATTCAATATAA
- a CDS encoding HAMP domain-containing sensor histidine kinase codes for MEFKLKYDKLVENFNNIKDFMLKKSLRTRIMTQFFMVIVLIVIFFEIFLIFTIKNYYYSGVTGIIQSQAKYSAKLYEIHLANSSLSELVLDDIEEFYSEVNAQVQILNNSGKVLLDTVNGNQVGSILSTSDVISAKNGSNGSNIYKNSISNKNELAVSIPLNNGNEQVGIARFIISMENIDSMIAQRYLVFFLFGFFVIIIGVSISIFMSTKIVNPIEKLTNVALKLADGQLNEKADEVGDYEISKLGSTMNLMSENLVKKEQLKKDFISSVSHELRTPLTVIKGWAFTLQPEAKGNKLLEDGLSIIEKESDRLGNMVTELLDFSEISSGRLIMNKELFDLNELGIFINKQLMPKSSSKKIDMILNYDETKRVMVMADRDRIKQVFINILDNALKFTDEGGVVLTDIKIEEDKAIIEVIDNGCGISEDEISLVTGKFYKGTNSNSHTGLGLSICEEIVKAHNGNLIIRSVLEKGTVVRVELPLEKGDIQNEA; via the coding sequence ATGGAATTCAAACTAAAATATGACAAATTAGTTGAAAATTTTAATAATATCAAAGATTTCATGTTGAAAAAGTCTTTAAGAACTAGAATAATGACACAGTTTTTTATGGTTATTGTTTTAATAGTTATTTTCTTTGAAATTTTTTTGATATTTACAATAAAAAATTATTACTATTCAGGAGTTACCGGAATAATTCAAAGTCAGGCTAAGTATAGTGCAAAACTTTATGAAATTCATTTAGCCAATTCAAGTTTATCAGAACTTGTTTTAGACGATATTGAAGAATTTTATAGTGAAGTAAATGCACAAGTACAAATTTTAAATAATTCAGGAAAAGTATTATTAGATACCGTAAATGGAAATCAAGTAGGAAGTATTTTATCTACAAGTGATGTTATTTCAGCTAAAAATGGAAGTAATGGATCAAATATATATAAAAATTCTATTTCAAATAAAAATGAACTAGCTGTATCAATTCCTCTTAATAATGGTAATGAACAAGTTGGAATTGCAAGATTTATTATATCTATGGAAAATATAGATAGTATGATTGCACAAAGATATCTTGTATTTTTCCTTTTTGGCTTTTTTGTAATAATTATAGGAGTGAGTATAAGTATTTTTATGAGTACTAAGATTGTTAATCCTATAGAAAAGCTTACAAATGTTGCTTTAAAATTGGCTGATGGGCAGTTAAACGAGAAAGCTGATGAAGTCGGAGATTATGAAATTTCTAAGCTTGGTAGTACAATGAATTTGATGAGTGAAAATTTGGTAAAAAAAGAACAATTAAAGAAGGATTTTATTTCCAGTGTTTCTCATGAATTAAGGACACCACTTACTGTAATAAAAGGATGGGCTTTTACTTTACAACCGGAAGCAAAAGGTAATAAGCTTTTAGAGGATGGGTTAAGTATTATTGAAAAAGAAAGTGACAGATTGGGGAATATGGTTACTGAACTTTTAGATTTTTCAGAAATTAGCAGTGGAAGACTCATAATGAATAAGGAACTATTTGATCTTAATGAACTTGGAATTTTTATAAATAAACAATTAATGCCAAAATCAAGTTCTAAAAAAATAGATATGATTTTAAATTATGATGAAACTAAAAGAGTTATGGTAATGGCAGATAGAGATAGGATTAAACAAGTTTTTATCAATATTTTGGACAATGCTTTAAAATTCACAGACGAAGGTGGAGTTGTTTTAACTGATATAAAAATTGAAGAGGATAAAGCTATTATTGAAGTTATAGATAATGGTTGTGGAATTTCTGAAGATGAAATTTCTTTGGTTACTGGTAAATTTTATAAGGGAACTAACAGTAATTCACATACAGGTCTTGGATTGTCTATTTGTGAAGAAATTGTGAAAGCTCATAATGGTAATCTAATTATAAGAAGTGTTTTAGAAAAAGGAACAGTAGTTAGAGTAGAGTTACCACTTGAAAAGGGAGACATTCAAAATGAGGCATAA
- a CDS encoding response regulator transcription factor, producing MSKILLVEDEENIRLFTKINLEREGFEVLEAESGEIGVELALKYNPQVVILDVMLPGIDGFEVCKILREKLPKIGIIMLTAKTQDVDRINGLESGTDDYLSKPFNPVELILRIKSLIRRLDSIQNSSDLINIYPFRLDLYSKSFYKDGKEIELTPTELTIITIFMSNPGKAFSRNELLNMTWGEEFEGDIKIVDVNIRRLRAKIEDNSSKPKYIETVWGTGYRWNSN from the coding sequence ATGAGTAAAATATTACTGGTTGAAGATGAAGAAAATATAAGATTGTTTACAAAAATAAATCTTGAAAGAGAAGGTTTTGAAGTTTTAGAAGCAGAAAGTGGAGAAATTGGTGTAGAGCTTGCTTTAAAATATAATCCACAAGTTGTTATTTTGGATGTTATGTTGCCGGGAATAGATGGTTTTGAAGTTTGTAAAATTCTTAGAGAAAAACTTCCCAAGATTGGAATAATAATGCTAACTGCAAAAACTCAAGATGTTGATAGAATTAACGGTCTTGAAAGCGGAACGGATGATTATTTAAGTAAACCGTTTAATCCGGTAGAACTTATTTTAAGAATAAAATCTTTAATTAGACGTCTTGATTCAATTCAAAATAGTAGTGATTTGATAAATATATATCCTTTTAGGTTGGATTTATACTCTAAAAGTTTTTATAAAGATGGAAAAGAAATTGAACTTACACCGACTGAGCTTACTATTATCACTATTTTTATGTCTAATCCTGGAAAAGCATTTTCCAGAAACGAACTTTTGAATATGACATGGGGTGAAGAATTTGAAGGAGATATAAAAATAGTAGATGTCAATATAAGACGACTTAGAGCAAAAATTGAGGATAATTCAAGTAAACCAAAGTATATTGAAACAGTTTGGGGGACCGGATATAGATGGAATTCAAACTAA
- the fdhF gene encoding formate dehydrogenase subunit alpha — protein sequence MINLTINGKNVSVEKGTTIIEAAKKIGIDIPNLCYEKSLTAFAGCRMCVVEIEGSRKLETACSTLVKEGMVVNTESEKLTRIRRNILDLLFSNHPSDCLTCDMVGNCKLQEYCYRYGMKKGTWIGEVQNHKIDANNPVMIRNQNKCILCGKCVRVCQDVQVTGAIDFVERGFNAYIGTHKNLDLSTENCRFCGQCISVCPTGALLNKQLMGTRPWEIKKVRTTCPFCGTGCNFDLNVNVKTGKVIGVTPNEDSPINGTQLCVKGRFHTDLINSPDRLTDPLIKKNGVFEKATWEEALDLVVSKINNIKENYGPDSIAGLSSARTCNEDNFAFQKMMRVAIGTNNVDHCARTUHAPTVAGLATTLGSGAMTNSVNEVFDTDLMFVIGSNTTEAHPIIGNKMQQAHRQGKKLIVVDPRKTEIAREADLHLSLKSGTDAALIDGIMNIIITEGLYDKEYVENKVERFEDVKELVSKYTPELVSKITTVPVEKIYKAARMYASAERAGIFYTLGITEHTTGTSNVMNLSNLALLCGNIGIKGGGINPLRGQNNVQGACDMAALPNYFPGYYNVLDDDNVKLFEEHWDCKLNRKMGLRIPEMLDGAAEGSVKAMYIMGEDPVLSDPDANHVKHALSNLDFLVVQDINLTETAKLADVVLPATCYAEKDGTFTASERRVQRVRKAVEAPGQARLDWTILADVSRRLGGKGFDWEKSEDVFDEIRKCMPTYRGITYDKIDKLNGVQWPCPTAEHPGTKYLHEGKFTRGDKALMVPVEYEGPKELENEEYPIILSTGRTLYHYNVMTRYSDALDGILPHELIEICEEDAQKYGIEDGDFMRVTSRRGSVVGRAKITEKVKPGLIYMTFHFAETPVNQLTSAHYDPITKTAEYKVTAVNIKKVNKLDKGLESEKFINLNELVDEIV from the coding sequence ATGATTAATTTAACTATAAATGGCAAAAATGTTAGTGTTGAAAAAGGAACCACTATAATTGAAGCCGCTAAAAAAATTGGAATTGATATTCCTAATTTATGTTACGAAAAAAGCCTTACTGCTTTTGCCGGTTGCAGAATGTGTGTTGTTGAAATAGAAGGAAGTAGAAAATTGGAAACTGCATGTTCTACACTTGTTAAAGAAGGTATGGTTGTAAATACTGAAAGTGAAAAATTAACTAGAATAAGAAGAAATATTTTGGATTTATTGTTTTCAAATCATCCAAGTGATTGTTTGACTTGTGATATGGTTGGTAATTGTAAATTACAAGAATATTGTTATAGATATGGAATGAAAAAAGGCACTTGGATTGGTGAAGTTCAAAATCATAAAATTGATGCAAATAATCCTGTTATGATTAGAAATCAAAACAAATGTATTTTATGTGGAAAATGCGTTAGAGTTTGTCAAGATGTTCAAGTTACTGGTGCTATTGATTTTGTGGAGAGAGGATTTAATGCCTATATCGGCACTCATAAAAATTTAGATTTGAGTACTGAAAATTGTAGATTCTGTGGACAATGTATTAGTGTTTGCCCAACAGGAGCATTACTTAATAAACAATTAATGGGAACTAGACCTTGGGAAATAAAAAAGGTCAGAACTACTTGCCCATTCTGTGGTACAGGTTGTAATTTTGATTTGAATGTAAATGTTAAAACCGGTAAAGTTATTGGAGTTACACCAAATGAAGATTCTCCAATTAATGGAACTCAACTTTGTGTAAAAGGGCGATTTCATACTGATTTAATTAACAGTCCGGATAGACTTACAGATCCATTGATTAAGAAAAATGGTGTATTTGAAAAAGCTACTTGGGAAGAAGCATTAGATTTGGTTGTATCTAAGATTAATAATATAAAAGAAAATTATGGTCCTGATTCTATTGCCGGACTAAGCTCTGCAAGAACTTGTAATGAAGACAATTTTGCATTTCAAAAAATGATGCGTGTTGCTATAGGTACAAATAATGTGGATCACTGTGCTAGAACCTGACATGCTCCTACAGTTGCAGGTCTTGCAACAACATTAGGTTCAGGAGCTATGACAAATTCTGTTAATGAAGTTTTTGATACAGATTTGATGTTTGTTATAGGTTCGAATACAACAGAAGCACATCCAATAATTGGTAATAAAATGCAACAAGCTCATAGACAAGGGAAAAAATTAATAGTAGTGGATCCTAGAAAAACTGAAATTGCAAGAGAAGCCGATTTACATCTTTCATTAAAATCTGGAACTGATGCCGCCCTGATAGACGGTATTATGAATATAATAATTACAGAAGGATTGTATGATAAAGAATATGTTGAAAATAAAGTGGAAAGATTTGAAGATGTTAAGGAGCTTGTATCAAAATATACTCCAGAACTTGTTAGTAAAATTACTACAGTTCCTGTTGAAAAAATTTACAAAGCTGCGAGAATGTATGCTTCAGCTGAGAGAGCAGGGATATTTTACACATTAGGTATAACAGAACATACAACAGGTACATCAAATGTAATGAATCTTTCAAATTTAGCGTTACTATGTGGAAATATTGGTATTAAAGGTGGAGGAATTAATCCACTTCGTGGACAAAATAATGTACAAGGTGCATGTGATATGGCTGCATTACCTAACTATTTCCCTGGATATTATAATGTACTAGATGACGATAATGTTAAACTTTTTGAAGAACATTGGGATTGTAAATTAAATAGGAAAATGGGACTAAGAATTCCGGAAATGCTTGATGGAGCAGCAGAAGGTTCAGTTAAGGCTATGTATATTATGGGAGAAGATCCTGTGCTTTCAGACCCTGATGCAAACCATGTAAAACATGCTTTAAGTAATTTGGATTTCTTAGTTGTACAAGATATTAATTTAACTGAAACTGCGAAACTTGCAGATGTAGTCTTACCTGCTACTTGTTATGCTGAAAAAGACGGTACATTTACAGCATCTGAAAGAAGGGTTCAAAGAGTTAGAAAAGCTGTTGAAGCACCGGGACAAGCTAGATTGGATTGGACTATATTGGCAGATGTTTCAAGAAGACTTGGTGGTAAAGGCTTTGATTGGGAAAAATCAGAAGATGTTTTCGATGAAATCAGAAAATGTATGCCAACTTATAGAGGAATTACCTACGATAAGATTGATAAATTAAATGGAGTTCAGTGGCCATGTCCTACAGCAGAACACCCGGGAACAAAATATCTTCATGAAGGTAAATTTACAAGAGGCGATAAAGCTCTTATGGTACCTGTTGAGTATGAGGGACCAAAGGAATTAGAAAATGAAGAATATCCAATAATTTTATCAACGGGAAGAACTTTGTATCATTATAATGTAATGACAAGATATTCAGATGCTCTTGATGGAATTCTTCCACACGAATTAATAGAAATTTGTGAAGAAGATGCTCAAAAATATGGCATAGAAGACGGAGATTTTATGAGAGTTACTTCTAGAAGAGGTAGTGTAGTTGGTAGAGCTAAGATTACTGAAAAAGTAAAACCGGGATTAATTTATATGACATTCCACTTTGCTGAAACACCCGTAAATCAATTGACAAGTGCACATTATGATCCAATAACAAAAACAGCTGAATATAAAGTAACAGCTGTAAATATTAAAAAAGTAAATAAACTTGATAAGGGTTTGGAAAGCGAAAAATTTATTAACTTAAATGAGTTGGTTGATGAAATAGTTTAG
- a CDS encoding NADH-ubiquinone oxidoreductase-F iron-sulfur binding region domain-containing protein — MIKTEVDIRILDSIKEENYPLLIERLKQEPDKYIIDENGIRLKGEFFEKQTRIALKNFGIVDEHSVKEYVALGGYYALAKVISSYTPEEVVNEMKNSGLRGRGGAGFPTGRKWEGAMQQPPGQKYVVCNADEGDPGAFMDRSILEGDPHSVLEGMAICGYAIGADRGFIYVRAEYPKAVINLREAIKKAEDENLLGDNIMGTDFSFHVELRLGAGAFVCGEGTALIESIEGKRGMPRTKVYRTTVKGLFQKPTVLNNVETFANVPQIMYKGSDWYRSIGTEDSSGTKVFALVGKVANAGLVEVPMGTTINEIVYDIGGGTGNDKKVKAVQTGGPSGGCIPTDYFDTPVDFGSLAKIGSIMGSGGMVVMDETDCMVDIARFFLDFTVEESCGKCVPCREGTKRMLELLEKITSGKGEDGDIERLEDLSETITVASLCGLGQTAANPVVSTLHYFRNEYEAHIYDKKCPAGVCQALLEFFITDKCVGCTKCAKACPVDCITGVQKELHVIDPSKCIKCGSCEAACPVNAIIRR; from the coding sequence ATGATAAAGACTGAAGTTGATATTAGAATACTGGATTCTATCAAAGAAGAAAACTATCCTCTATTAATTGAAAGGTTAAAGCAAGAACCTGATAAGTACATAATTGACGAAAATGGTATTCGTCTAAAAGGAGAGTTTTTTGAAAAACAAACCAGAATTGCATTGAAAAATTTTGGTATTGTTGATGAACATAGTGTTAAGGAATACGTAGCTTTAGGAGGTTACTATGCCTTAGCTAAAGTTATTAGTAGTTACACTCCTGAAGAAGTAGTTAATGAAATGAAAAATTCAGGACTTAGAGGGCGTGGAGGTGCCGGATTTCCAACAGGTAGAAAATGGGAAGGTGCTATGCAACAACCACCCGGACAAAAGTATGTTGTATGTAATGCAGATGAGGGAGACCCGGGTGCGTTTATGGATAGATCTATACTTGAAGGAGATCCACATTCTGTGTTGGAAGGAATGGCAATCTGTGGATATGCAATAGGTGCTGATAGAGGATTTATTTATGTTAGAGCTGAATATCCTAAGGCTGTCATAAACCTAAGAGAAGCAATTAAAAAAGCAGAAGATGAAAATCTTTTAGGTGATAATATTATGGGAACAGATTTTAGTTTTCATGTTGAATTAAGACTTGGTGCAGGAGCATTTGTTTGTGGAGAAGGTACTGCTCTTATAGAATCTATTGAAGGTAAGCGTGGTATGCCAAGAACTAAAGTTTATAGAACAACTGTTAAAGGACTTTTTCAAAAGCCTACAGTTTTAAATAATGTTGAAACTTTTGCAAATGTTCCTCAAATTATGTATAAAGGATCAGATTGGTATAGATCTATTGGTACTGAAGATAGTTCTGGAACTAAAGTATTTGCTCTTGTAGGAAAGGTTGCAAATGCTGGACTTGTTGAAGTTCCAATGGGTACTACTATTAATGAAATAGTATATGATATTGGTGGTGGTACCGGTAATGATAAAAAAGTAAAAGCCGTTCAAACAGGTGGCCCATCAGGTGGATGTATTCCTACTGATTATTTTGACACTCCTGTAGATTTTGGTTCTCTTGCTAAAATTGGGTCTATTATGGGTTCAGGCGGAATGGTTGTTATGGATGAAACTGACTGTATGGTTGATATTGCAAGATTTTTCTTAGATTTTACTGTTGAGGAATCTTGTGGTAAATGTGTTCCTTGTAGAGAAGGTACGAAGAGAATGTTGGAGTTATTAGAAAAGATAACTTCTGGTAAAGGTGAAGATGGTGATATTGAAAGGCTCGAAGATCTTTCAGAAACTATTACTGTTGCATCTCTTTGTGGTCTTGGACAAACTGCTGCTAATCCGGTAGTAAGTACGCTTCATTATTTTAGAAATGAATATGAAGCTCATATTTATGATAAGAAGTGTCCTGCCGGTGTATGCCAAGCACTTTTAGAATTTTTTATTACAGACAAATGTGTTGGTTGTACTAAATGTGCTAAAGCTTGTCCGGTTGATTGTATTACCGGAGTTCAAAAGGAATTACATGTTATTGACCCATCTAAATGTATTAAATGTGGATCTTGCGAAGCTGCATGTCCGGTTAATGCTATAATTAGAAGATAG
- a CDS encoding NADH-quinone oxidoreductase subunit NuoE family protein, with translation MAFVFNVEENQDKIDELCEFIDKKKDIPGALMPVLQEAQSIFGYLPEEIMDLIAKRMKIFPAKVFGVATFYSQFSFIPKGKYQVSVCMGTACYVKGAQEILNEFCDRIGVEVGGTSEDLKFSVAQTRCIGECNLAPVVTINEDVYAHIKKADIRRIMRKYK, from the coding sequence ATGGCTTTTGTTTTTAATGTTGAAGAAAATCAAGACAAAATAGATGAGCTTTGTGAGTTTATTGATAAGAAAAAAGACATTCCAGGAGCTTTGATGCCGGTTTTACAAGAAGCACAAAGTATTTTTGGATATCTGCCGGAAGAAATAATGGATTTGATAGCTAAAAGAATGAAAATATTTCCTGCTAAAGTCTTTGGTGTTGCGACTTTTTATTCACAATTTTCATTTATTCCTAAGGGTAAGTATCAAGTTTCTGTTTGTATGGGAACTGCTTGCTATGTAAAAGGAGCTCAAGAGATTTTGAATGAGTTTTGTGATAGAATAGGTGTAGAAGTTGGAGGAACCAGTGAAGATTTAAAATTTTCGGTTGCTCAAACTCGTTGTATAGGCGAATGTAATTTGGCACCTGTTGTTACAATAAATGAGGATGTCTATGCTCATATAAAAAAAGCGGATATCAGAAGAATAATGAGAAAATATAAATAG
- a CDS encoding HPr family phosphocarrier protein yields the protein MLKEKVVVKSEIGLNARVASMFLRNSVKFDSDIILIKNNNRYNGKSILSILSMQVANGEEIEIEITGDDEKQAMECLTLFFKQDLREFYTI from the coding sequence ATGTTAAAGGAAAAGGTTGTAGTTAAGTCTGAAATTGGACTTAATGCCAGAGTAGCTTCTATGTTTTTGAGGAATTCAGTAAAATTTGATTCTGATATAATATTGATTAAGAATAATAACAGATATAACGGAAAGAGTATTTTGAGTATTTTATCAATGCAAGTGGCAAATGGCGAAGAAATAGAAATAGAAATAACTGGAGATGATGAAAAACAAGCTATGGAATGTTTAACTTTATTTTTTAAGCAAGATTTAAGAGAATTTTATACAATTTAA
- a CDS encoding ABC transporter ATP-binding protein codes for MIRMLKIEQLFKTYVRAKEFNAVDNVNLEVEDGEFIAIIGKSGSGKSTLLNIISGILSPTSGKIFLDNEEISALSDDEKSFIRNDSMGFIPQSTVVLSTLNVLDNVCLPFFLSKREGDAVGRGKYLLKELGIEHLESSYPRELSGGELRRVTIARALMNYPKIILADEPTSDLDVENTKEVLEILKEINKKNNTTIILVTHDLACLEYADKIYTMVSGKIEEGKNI; via the coding sequence ATGATTAGGATGTTAAAAATTGAACAATTATTTAAAACATATGTTAGGGCAAAAGAATTTAATGCGGTAGACAATGTTAATTTAGAAGTGGAAGATGGAGAGTTTATAGCTATAATTGGGAAATCTGGAAGTGGAAAATCAACTCTTTTAAATATAATTTCAGGAATATTAAGTCCTACAAGTGGAAAAATATTTCTTGATAATGAAGAAATCAGTGCTCTTTCAGATGATGAAAAATCTTTTATAAGAAACGATTCAATGGGATTTATTCCACAATCTACTGTAGTCTTATCTACTTTAAATGTTCTTGACAATGTTTGTTTACCTTTCTTTTTAAGTAAAAGAGAAGGAGATGCAGTTGGACGGGGAAAATATCTTTTAAAAGAACTGGGAATAGAACATTTGGAAAGTTCATATCCTAGAGAGTTATCAGGAGGAGAATTAAGAAGAGTTACAATTGCAAGAGCTTTGATGAATTATCCTAAAATAATTCTTGCAGATGAACCAACTTCAGATTTAGACGTAGAAAATACAAAAGAAGTTCTGGAAATTTTAAAAGAAATAAATAAAAAAAATAATACAACAATTATACTTGTTACTCATGATCTTGCATGTCTTGAATATGCAGATAAAATTTATACTATGGTATCCGGGAAAATTGAAGAAGGGAAAAATATATAG